One Gloeothece verrucosa PCC 7822 DNA window includes the following coding sequences:
- a CDS encoding sulfonate ABC transporter substrate-binding protein — translation MLFGNLRLNLLDFWVSHKGAKGAKKIIFLVIVGIILTACSSTQTNLPVSSSSPSNPVTNNVESKVIRIGYQKFGTLNILKARGNLEQRLKGEGISVQWLQFPAGPQLLEALNAGSIDFGHTGEAPPIFAQAAGAPLVYVASQTPNPKAEGILVKQDSPLKTLADLKGKKVVLNKGSNVHFFLVKALEKAGLKYEDINIIFLPPADARAAFEQGSVDAWAIWDPFFTAAKRATGARVLEDGEGIVANREFYLAAKPFVEQYPERVKTIIEETKKADSWAKTNVTEAATLLAPELGLDVPTLEEVLKRRPGGIEPINGEITAYQQQIADTFLGLKLLPKPIQVKDLTEKSN, via the coding sequence ATGCTATTTGGAAACCTTCGACTTAATCTGTTAGATTTTTGGGTTTCGCACAAGGGCGCAAAGGGCGCAAAGAAAATTATTTTCCTAGTTATTGTAGGGATAATTTTAACGGCTTGTAGCTCAACTCAGACAAATTTACCGGTTAGTTCTTCTTCTCCAAGCAATCCTGTAACCAATAATGTTGAAAGTAAAGTGATTCGCATTGGTTATCAGAAATTTGGAACGCTCAATATTTTGAAAGCGAGAGGAAATTTAGAACAACGACTGAAAGGGGAGGGGATCTCGGTGCAATGGTTACAGTTTCCGGCAGGTCCTCAACTGTTGGAAGCCCTTAATGCTGGTAGCATCGATTTTGGGCATACCGGAGAAGCCCCACCTATTTTTGCTCAAGCCGCCGGTGCCCCTCTGGTTTATGTAGCCAGTCAAACCCCTAATCCTAAAGCTGAGGGGATTTTAGTTAAACAAGATTCTCCCCTTAAGACTTTAGCTGATTTGAAGGGAAAAAAGGTGGTTCTCAATAAGGGGTCTAATGTGCATTTCTTTTTAGTAAAAGCCTTAGAAAAAGCGGGGCTAAAATATGAAGATATTAACATCATTTTTTTGCCGCCTGCCGATGCTAGAGCCGCTTTTGAACAGGGAAGCGTAGATGCTTGGGCAATTTGGGACCCGTTTTTCACCGCAGCCAAACGGGCAACAGGTGCCAGAGTTTTAGAGGATGGCGAGGGGATAGTAGCTAACCGCGAATTTTATCTAGCGGCTAAACCGTTTGTGGAACAATATCCCGAACGAGTCAAAACCATTATCGAGGAAACCAAAAAGGCAGATAGTTGGGCAAAAACTAACGTGACTGAAGCGGCAACCTTGCTGGCTCCTGAATTAGGTTTGGATGTTCCCACCCTAGAAGAGGTTTTAAAACGCCGTCCGGGAGGAATTGAGCCAATTAATGGGGAGATTACCGCTTATCAACAACAGATCGCTGATACTTTCCTCGGCTTAAAGCTTTTACCTAAGCCAATTCAAGTTAAAGATTTGACCGAAAAATCCAATTAG
- a CDS encoding sulfonate ABC transporter substrate-binding protein, whose product MWSKRWVRRYVLLFALPLALSLLVVACIGKVSNAQSVRVAQSSPSPSIVLRIGHQKFDPLTLVKAKGNLKTRLKALGVSSIEWIEFQSGPPMLEALNAGSIDIARTGDTPPVIAQAAGVPLVYVGGSDPKDKSSAILVKKNSPIKSVKDLKGKTVALAKSSSAHYLVVKALEKAGLSWGDIKPAYLSPADARAAFEQGSVDAWGIWDPYYAIAQSQANARVLVDSQQLVKNRDFFLGYQSFVTKYPKIIKAIQQETQTVSNWAKNNPKQVAQLLSPLLKIEPSILEVVTKRRNYSFKPITPEMVAEQQAIANTFYRLKIIPKSIKVQDAIWKPST is encoded by the coding sequence TGAGTCTCCTGGTTGTAGCCTGTATTGGCAAGGTGTCTAACGCTCAAAGTGTAAGAGTTGCTCAGTCTTCGCCATCACCCTCGATCGTCTTGCGAATCGGACATCAAAAATTTGATCCACTCACTCTAGTCAAAGCCAAAGGAAACCTAAAAACTCGGCTAAAAGCATTAGGAGTGTCTTCTATTGAATGGATAGAATTTCAATCCGGACCACCGATGTTAGAAGCGCTTAATGCCGGTAGTATTGACATTGCTCGTACAGGGGATACACCGCCAGTTATCGCTCAAGCCGCCGGAGTGCCTTTAGTATATGTAGGAGGTAGTGACCCTAAAGATAAAAGTTCTGCCATTTTGGTTAAGAAAAATTCTCCCATTAAAAGCGTCAAAGACTTAAAAGGTAAAACCGTCGCCTTAGCCAAAAGCTCTAGCGCCCATTATCTAGTGGTCAAAGCCTTGGAAAAAGCCGGACTCTCTTGGGGTGACATCAAACCCGCCTATTTATCTCCTGCCGATGCTAGAGCCGCTTTTGAGCAGGGAAGCGTCGATGCTTGGGGAATTTGGGACCCTTATTATGCAATAGCCCAAAGCCAAGCTAATGCTCGTGTATTGGTCGATAGCCAGCAATTAGTCAAGAATCGAGATTTTTTCTTAGGGTATCAATCTTTTGTCACAAAATATCCCAAGATTATTAAGGCTATTCAACAAGAAACACAAACGGTATCCAATTGGGCAAAAAATAATCCTAAACAGGTGGCCCAGTTACTCTCTCCTTTGCTGAAAATCGAACCATCCATTCTCGAGGTTGTCACCAAACGACGTAATTACAGTTTTAAACCGATAACACCAGAAATGGTGGCCGAACAACAGGCAATTGCTAATACTTTTTATCGATTAAAAATTATTCCCAAATCTATCAAAGTACAAGATGCTATTTGGAAACCTTCGACTTAA